A window from Marinagarivorans cellulosilyticus encodes these proteins:
- a CDS encoding EAL domain-containing protein, producing MSWPALWWLCLCSPCVYAYSAPLPKQYVADFWSSRDGLPEGAVLSLFEDEQGWLWIGTECCIVRFDGEHFHIFDEELATLGQHSFARTLSPDGGGGFWAGFVGGVAHYDGERFQWFGPEQGLAHPFVYSLSGERNPWIGTGGDGVWRLMAGRFERDSGFPEELSGNINDLVMASDGVLWAATDAGVIRRLYDGIWHNLPFPLEAFNAVINQLALGADGAVWVASLQGVARYSDKDGFSAVRGLEDMPIFALTTDKSGTLWAGGESAIYRIENNLAHAIPHAVSGKVSSFIEDSSGNLWAGTEAGLMRLKPSTFTTQGQLEGLPQNDIKAILARPNNALWLIDSLGGVGTLQANQYTEIAPEGTILGSGMLGLTETDDGALWLANGTLTRFYNGNTTRYTLAGEQATLVEKAPDGLWLAQTQPDGSSSLVKLPSAVLNQPEGEMTGAIAVPLDVEIRHIQRLHTDRQQRLWLATGGTGLVQLDPTGKLIKHWTEADGLPSNIVYGMVEDADGDFWVATRAGIAWLHDNTLTAFDTTLGTPTHSPVHIFLDPSDRLWITADDGIHLINRTEFITAAKEPNKAVLGRVFSTRDGLRSMVVSWRRGGQAISPDGTLAYATTNGISRVKPTAVSSKIGSALVVIDTIRVGDKLFKEPALNIKNRQQHVSIRYTVPDLSNAQQLEFRTRLKQLNRPNDALWSPTTRNRTIQFSNLAQGHYIFEVAARYKGQAWGSQTASVDINVPPRFYERSAFHLTVIIAAMLLTLVWGKARLLRAKRAELVLRKRVADRTAALSQEVDVRIAAEARATDLARHLEERVRERTAALELAEMAVRRSEARFALAAKGAEDGIWDWDITLNTLYLSPRWQAILGYSEHQFPATVNAWLEAVHPEDVSRLRDLLVFSAGDDHFRYEYRIRHKNKHYIWVLTRGVVIRDKDGSPTRAAGSQTDISTRKAAESLLAKSQTEDSVTGLPNRILFADRVKQALLRGRHLQSLVAVIYLDIDQFRAVNEEHGHAVGDSVLRTFATRIAETLRSTDSVARVGNDEFAILITEVASTEEANLTAERLRKALAKPVTVGDKTLPLTCSMGLKLGYPGEATLESFLVDSEQAVVQAKSAGGARMSLFDNKLNEEARERKNLEAELKRGLENCEFVLHYQPLIDPANGNVVGVEALARWQHPERGLLAPYHFIGMLEACGLIVQFSDWVLQAACAQAKQWQQTLATPVRISINVPAHQLNDVTLYNDIHLALANAKIPAELLGIEIVETSVLETRADIIQNLRRLKADGIQISIDDFGTGYSAFSYLNKLPIDRIKIDRSFCQGIPDDPQAISIYSALLDMVRQLNMVPVVEGVETEAQYQFMCEKGNPIIQGYYLSKPLDVATCTEYLKRHQK from the coding sequence TTGTCTTGGCCGGCGCTTTGGTGGTTATGCCTTTGCTCGCCTTGCGTTTATGCCTATAGCGCACCACTACCCAAACAATATGTCGCCGATTTTTGGTCTAGCCGCGATGGTTTGCCCGAAGGTGCAGTGCTATCGCTGTTTGAGGATGAGCAAGGCTGGCTATGGATTGGTACCGAATGCTGCATCGTGCGCTTTGATGGCGAGCACTTTCATATATTCGATGAGGAGCTCGCCACTCTGGGCCAGCATAGTTTTGCCCGCACCTTGTCACCTGATGGTGGAGGGGGCTTTTGGGCCGGTTTTGTTGGTGGCGTTGCGCATTATGATGGCGAGCGCTTTCAATGGTTTGGCCCCGAGCAAGGGCTTGCCCACCCCTTTGTTTATTCCTTAAGTGGCGAACGCAACCCTTGGATAGGTACCGGCGGCGATGGTGTTTGGCGGTTAATGGCTGGCCGCTTTGAGCGCGACTCGGGCTTCCCCGAGGAGCTTTCTGGCAATATTAACGACCTGGTTATGGCCAGCGATGGCGTACTTTGGGCAGCCACAGATGCGGGCGTTATTCGGCGCTTGTATGACGGCATCTGGCACAACCTCCCCTTCCCCTTAGAAGCCTTTAACGCGGTCATAAACCAGCTCGCATTAGGGGCCGACGGCGCAGTATGGGTAGCAAGCCTACAAGGTGTTGCGCGCTATTCCGACAAAGACGGCTTTAGCGCTGTTCGCGGGCTTGAAGACATGCCTATTTTTGCCCTAACCACCGACAAAAGCGGCACACTTTGGGCCGGCGGCGAAAGCGCGATTTATCGCATTGAAAATAATCTAGCCCACGCAATACCACACGCAGTTTCTGGCAAGGTCTCGTCATTTATTGAAGACAGCAGCGGCAACCTGTGGGCTGGAACGGAAGCGGGCCTAATGCGCCTTAAACCCAGCACCTTCACAACCCAAGGGCAATTAGAGGGGCTGCCTCAAAATGATATTAAAGCCATTTTAGCTCGCCCCAATAACGCTTTATGGCTTATTGATAGCCTTGGCGGCGTAGGCACACTGCAAGCCAACCAATACACCGAGATAGCCCCAGAAGGTACTATCCTTGGCAGCGGCATGCTCGGCCTTACCGAAACCGACGACGGTGCACTTTGGCTAGCCAACGGCACCCTAACCCGTTTTTATAATGGCAACACTACCCGTTATACCCTCGCTGGCGAACAAGCCACCTTGGTCGAAAAGGCGCCCGACGGCCTATGGTTGGCACAAACCCAACCCGATGGCAGCAGCAGCTTAGTAAAACTGCCCAGCGCAGTTTTGAATCAACCCGAAGGCGAAATGACCGGCGCTATTGCCGTTCCCCTGGATGTCGAGATCCGTCACATTCAGCGCTTGCACACCGACAGGCAACAACGCCTTTGGCTGGCAACAGGTGGCACAGGGCTTGTGCAGCTCGACCCAACCGGCAAGCTTATAAAACACTGGACCGAAGCCGACGGCCTACCCAGCAACATTGTTTACGGCATGGTAGAAGATGCCGATGGCGATTTTTGGGTTGCGACCCGCGCCGGTATTGCATGGCTGCACGACAATACGCTCACGGCATTCGACACCACCCTTGGCACCCCCACCCATTCACCCGTACATATTTTTTTAGATCCGTCAGACCGCTTATGGATTACAGCTGATGATGGCATACACCTGATTAACCGCACTGAATTTATCACCGCCGCAAAGGAGCCCAACAAAGCCGTGCTTGGGCGCGTCTTCAGCACCCGCGACGGCCTGCGCAGCATGGTGGTGTCATGGCGGCGCGGCGGGCAAGCCATAAGCCCCGATGGCACACTCGCCTACGCGACAACCAACGGCATATCTCGGGTTAAACCAACAGCTGTCTCCAGCAAAATAGGCAGTGCGCTGGTTGTTATCGACACTATTCGGGTGGGCGATAAGCTTTTTAAAGAGCCGGCATTAAATATTAAAAACCGGCAACAGCACGTCAGTATTCGCTATACCGTTCCCGACCTTAGCAACGCTCAACAGTTGGAATTTCGAACTCGGCTAAAACAACTTAACCGCCCTAACGATGCACTTTGGAGCCCAACCACACGCAACCGAACAATACAGTTTTCCAACCTTGCGCAAGGGCATTACATTTTTGAAGTGGCCGCACGCTATAAGGGGCAAGCTTGGGGTTCGCAAACGGCCAGTGTGGACATTAACGTGCCGCCACGTTTTTACGAGCGTTCGGCCTTTCATTTAACTGTGATTATTGCAGCCATGCTACTAACCCTAGTCTGGGGCAAAGCACGCTTGCTACGCGCCAAGCGCGCCGAGCTTGTCTTGCGCAAACGCGTAGCCGACCGCACCGCCGCCCTTAGCCAAGAAGTGGACGTTCGCATCGCCGCCGAAGCGCGGGCAACCGATTTAGCCCGCCACCTCGAAGAGCGCGTGCGCGAGCGCACAGCGGCGCTAGAGTTAGCAGAAATGGCCGTTCGCCGCAGCGAGGCGCGCTTTGCCCTAGCCGCCAAAGGGGCCGAAGATGGCATATGGGATTGGGATATCACACTCAATACGCTGTACTTATCACCGCGCTGGCAAGCTATTTTGGGCTATAGCGAACATCAATTTCCAGCTACCGTAAATGCTTGGCTCGAAGCGGTACACCCAGAAGACGTCAGCCGCCTGCGCGACCTGCTGGTGTTTTCTGCAGGGGACGATCACTTTCGTTACGAATACCGCATACGCCATAAAAACAAACACTACATTTGGGTGCTCACACGCGGTGTTGTTATACGCGATAAAGATGGCTCCCCTACCCGTGCCGCAGGCTCGCAAACAGATATCAGCACCCGTAAAGCCGCCGAATCCTTGCTCGCTAAAAGCCAAACCGAAGATAGCGTCACCGGCCTACCCAACCGAATATTGTTTGCCGACCGCGTTAAGCAAGCACTATTACGCGGTCGACATTTACAATCGCTGGTAGCCGTAATTTACCTTGATATTGACCAGTTCCGCGCGGTTAATGAAGAGCACGGCCACGCTGTTGGCGATAGCGTGTTGCGCACTTTCGCCACCCGCATCGCTGAGACACTGCGCAGCACCGACTCGGTCGCACGGGTAGGCAATGACGAGTTTGCAATACTCATTACCGAAGTGGCCAGTACCGAAGAGGCCAACCTTACCGCCGAGCGCCTGCGCAAAGCTTTAGCAAAGCCTGTCACCGTTGGCGACAAAACCCTTCCGCTAACCTGCAGCATGGGGTTAAAGCTCGGTTACCCCGGCGAAGCAACACTCGAAAGCTTTTTAGTCGATAGCGAGCAAGCCGTGGTGCAGGCGAAATCCGCCGGCGGAGCGCGCATGTCGTTATTCGACAACAAACTTAACGAGGAGGCCCGCGAGCGCAAAAACCTCGAGGCCGAACTTAAGCGCGGCCTCGAAAATTGTGAATTTGTTTTGCACTACCAACCTTTAATTGACCCGGCCAATGGCAACGTGGTGGGCGTAGAGGCTTTAGCTCGCTGGCAACACCCAGAACGGGGCCTACTTGCCCCCTATCACTTTATTGGCATGCTCGAAGCCTGCGGGCTTATCGTTCAATTTAGCGATTGGGTCTTACAAGCCGCCTGCGCCCAAGCCAAACAGTGGCAACAAACACTGGCAACGCCGGTGCGTATATCCATTAATGTGCCAGCCCACCAACTTAATGACGTGACGCTTTATAACGATATTCATTTAGCATTGGCCAATGCCAAAATTCCTGCAGAATTGCTCGGCATAGAGATTGTAGAAACCAGCGTGCTCGAAACCCGCGCCGATATTATTCAAAACCTACGGCGCTTAAAAGCCGATGGCATACAAATTTCTATCGACGACTTCGGCACCGGCTACAGTGCTTTTAGTTATTTAAATAAACTGCCCATCGACCGCATTAAAATTGACCGCTCCTTTTGCCAAGGCATACCCGACGACCCGCAAGCTATAAGCATTTACTCTGCACTGCTCGACATGGTTCGCCAGCTAAACATGGTGCCAGTTGTTGAAGGGGTAGAAACCGAAGCGCAATATCAATTTATGTGCGAAAAAGGCAATCCTATTATTCAAGGCTACTACCTCAGCAAACCGTTAGATGTAGCAACCTGTACTGAATATTTAAAACGCCATCAAAAATAA
- a CDS encoding type II toxin-antitoxin system RelE/ParE family toxin, with protein sequence MQLNWTDLADIDLEKIEAHIAEDNSPIVAIDAVMNIIDSTHLILANHPRAGRQGRVKGTRELVIDGLPFIVIYREHVAVNSIEVLRVLHEAQQWRTAD encoded by the coding sequence GTGCAGCTCAATTGGACTGACCTAGCCGACATTGACCTGGAAAAGATCGAAGCTCATATCGCCGAAGATAATAGCCCTATTGTCGCTATCGATGCCGTGATGAATATCATCGATAGTACCCACCTTATCCTCGCCAATCATCCGCGTGCTGGTCGCCAAGGGCGTGTGAAAGGCACGCGAGAACTCGTGATCGACGGTTTACCCTTTATCGTAATCTATCGAGAGCATGTGGCGGTAAATAGCATTGAAGTGTTACGCGTTCTACACGAAGCACAGCAGTGGCGGACAGCCGATTAA
- a CDS encoding CopG family ribbon-helix-helix protein, translating into MPLKATSVRLDDETLTRVGQMAEAMDRPRAWLMAEAIKQYVAREEWFIQEVEKGVKAADDGRLVDHADIKAKWEARRAAQLD; encoded by the coding sequence ATGCCGTTGAAAGCAACCTCAGTGAGATTGGATGACGAAACTTTAACCCGTGTCGGTCAAATGGCCGAAGCGATGGATAGACCCCGCGCATGGCTGATGGCAGAAGCCATCAAACAATATGTGGCCCGTGAAGAGTGGTTTATCCAAGAAGTGGAAAAGGGTGTGAAAGCCGCTGATGACGGCCGTTTAGTTGATCATGCCGATATCAAGGCTAAGTGGGAGGCTAGGCGTGCAGCTCAATTGGACTGA